The genomic stretch AATATCTGCAATCCCAGCTAATCTTAATTTCCTTCTGAAAGTCAGGGTCCTTCTTATTAAGTCCGCCATTGACCAGCGATAATCGCAGTCATTTCCGCCCCCGTCTGAgcacctctccccccccccgccaGCTCTTGTCTGTCTAACCGACCGTGGCCCCCCTCACCGCCCAGAGATGAGCGGCTAAGTGCAAGAGTTTGCCGTCTAAAATATCTCATCTGCAGGAACGCCTCTTGTCCTGATTGATAGATTTGtttgtgtcctgtctgtctcatGATGCCCATTTATCGTTTTTAGTATTGTTTTAAGACTCTTGTGCTTATTTGTTGTCCTTGACTGTTGGACAGCCTTGCAGGTATGGTTTGTCTACATCATTTTGGTCCCTCTCTACTACCACGTACCACAACCATTTAAGGACCAAACAGAGTGGTGTACACGCCTGTTTCTGTGCTATAAAAGATGATGCAGTACCCATAATGCAGTGATTCCAAACATGCTCGTTACGTCCCTTTGTTGCTTCCCGTGCCGGCTCTCCGACAGCGAGACTGACCTGCAGGACGTACGAGAAACAGTCCTGAAACTGCTCTCTCTTCAGCGTCCAGCCGTTCACGTACACGTCCCCCAGCAGATCGCCGGTGTTCCCAATCCGCCCCGAGATCGCGTCCAGAAGGGTGGTCTTCCCGGAGCCTGATGGGTGACAGTTTACAGCCAAGTGAGGGACTGATGGGAcccaaaaaacacaacacagacctgtagGACCTTTATTAATGCTTTGGAAGTGCATTCCAGTCCGACAGCGATGCTCCTGCGATCCCTGCGTCTCCCAGCCCATATTTACAGCCGAAATTCCCGATTAAATTGGGGAAAACTGGGAGAAATTGACAGAAGACAGAGGAAGGAGAGCAGGGGAGGGGGGTGCAGGACCAGGGTCTTTCCACTACACACCTGAATTACCCAGAATGCCCATGATCTGCCCACTTTCCACGTGGAAGGACACGTCTCTGAGGATCTGGCGAGTCCACTTCTCTCTGTGGCACAGCGCAGTCCACCACGGACCGGAGCGCTCACTGTCCCGGCCAAAACAACAGCGACTGCCCGATTAGAGTCGCGATGAAGATCAAACCACGATGACACAGTCATCATCATCTTTagcatttgtattaaaaaacaatttgtGATTTCTATGGTCACAGTATAGAACAATAAAAGTTGCCACTCACAtcttgtatgtgtgtttttggattatatacaaaaaaatgcacacaaataaacacaattgctgtattaaaaatatttcagtatGAGAACCTTTTTGTTTAATACATTCATCTTATACTGTCATTTCCATTACAAACATTGTTGACATTGTTGATTTAATGCTACAGACAATATTCTCAGCTTTAGAGAAGTGCGTGAGTGTCTGTCCTTACCTGACCGAGTACGAGACATGGCTGACGCTCAGGGTGCAGGAGGCCAGGGGACTCGGGGTCTGGCCGTCCGTCTGCGGCTCGGTCTTCTGTGAGCTCAGCTTGAAGGACTCTTTAAACCTGCTCTCCGCCGGCGAACCCCCTTGTGACAGGGAGTAGGTCGTCTGCATGTTTACAGCCATTGCCCTCCCCCCAAAACAAGAGTCGTGTATCTGTTTCTCTAATGGGTTCCTCGGCTGCAGTGCCATGTCGTGTTTCAGTTTGTAAAGCGAAGTCAGCTCTTGGCATCATAAATAGAGTCTGCGACAGCCTTATCTGCAGGGACCTTCGGACCCCTTCTTCCGCAGACACAATCGCTGTCGTTCACTCTTTACTTTGGACCGCGCTGGACCGGGCGACAGTGTCTAGGTGCTCGCGGTGACTGAAGATGACCCCACCTGACCGGCACTTCGGTACAGCAGACCTGCAGTGATGTCCACAGAGAGACCCCCGCCGATGGCAGAAGCCCCCTCCGCCGACACGCCGCAGTGGGTGAGTGAAGGCAAACCACTGGCCGTATTGTTTTGCGCTTCTCAGTAGCACCCAAAGACCTATAAGACTTCCGTTAGCATTCGTTCTCCTCGTTTGGATGATTCCCTCCGTGTTGGATTGTCATCTTCTCCTTCTCAGTGCTCCCTTATGGCTCGGGTGTTTTAGGAGCCCTGGGGCATTACAGCCCGTCCTCTGGTTCTCTCATCACACCCCCTCTCTACGTCCATGTCATTGTCCGCCTGGTCCCTGTCCAGGTTCACTCAATGGGACTGAAACAGCAAAGCGTTCCCAAGAGAATCAGGCCGGCACCGATATGTCCGAGTCCTGTATGTAACAGAATAGGATCTATCGAGGGACATTTTCACTACTCGGGGGTTGCAGGGGCTACAGTTTCAGTTGTACTGCTGGTACAGGATGATAAAGACATAGATAggaaatgtaaatacataagaaaatacatttatgaaTATGTAACTCAATACATAATATTGGAAATGGTGATTCAAAGTGATTACTCCGACTGTCTGTCTTGTTTGAACATTAACCAGGGTTGGCATCGTTTCTAACATCTAGTCCAAATGTCAACACTCTGTGATAGCACCAAGGCCAAGACAAACAAGCCCAGCCGCAGGGCAAATGAGAACCAaattagaaaggaaaaaaatgataCGCTGAAGCAACAAAGCAGATTTGAGTCGATCTGATTTCAACTGTTTTCTTTCAACGGGGTTTGTGAAATCGGGGCAGGATGCGATTAGACGATATTTCTTTTCAGTCCATGTGGAGACAGTAAACACTGGGGGAACCAGGGTGGTCCTCTCACGTCTCCTCCTCGTCATATCACAAGGTTGTCGCTTTTTCAGAAATACCAGGAGCGCCTGTTCTCGTCCCCAGAGGAGGACAGCAGCCTCTACTTCACATACAGCGGTGAGCGCAATGTGCTGGAGGTCCGGGACCTGCACTACCAGGTAAAGGAGGccgtctgtccctctctctctctctcagtctcttcaGCGGTCGATCGCTCTGTCTTGCCGTACTGGAAGGCTCGGTCTCAGCGGCGTTTCTGTGTGAGCAGGTAGACACCGCAGCACAGATACCCTGGTACGAGAAGCTCTCAGAGTTTAAACTGCCCTGGGAGATGCAGGAAGCCAAGCAGATGGCCATCCAGAACCTCAACCTGAAGGTCAGGAGCGGACAGATGCTGGCCGTCATCGGGAGCTCAGGTACGGCAACACCCACCTCCACCCGCCGGTCGCAGTTCACACGGTTATCCTCACCGAACAGGAATTATAATTATGTTCATGGACACTTGTTGTGGCTGCCAAGAAAGTACATTAGAAGTGTTCTAATGGTTGAGAACTTCATATCCCCCCCGTCCCCCCAGGCTGTGGGAAGACGTCCCTGCTGGACATCATCACCTGCCGGGACGAGGGGGGGCAGAGGATATCCGGGGAGATCCTGGTGAACGGGAGGCCCTGCACCCCCCGGCTGGTGAAGAAGAGCATCGCCCACGTGCGCCAGGACGACCGGCTGCTGCCCCACCTGACCGTGCGCGAGACGCTGGACTTCGTGGCCAAGCTGCGGCTGCCCACGCACTTCTCCCAGCAGCAGCGGGACCAGAGGGTAGGTCACACCGCCCCGGCACAGCCCCGGCACAGCCCCGGCACAGCGCTGCTCGAGACTGCAAAGCTGTGGTCTGAAGAGTCTCCATGGATTGAATGTAGTGTGTTTAAGGTACCGTTAGAGGCAGAGGATAATCTGACGCACAGTGATGTGTTAACCATTAGCAATGCATTTGTACATGGTATTGTGGATGAACTGTTCCTCAGTGGTCTTTCTGTTCTTCACTGCCCACCGTTAAAACCCACAAACTTGCCAgatttgtgctgtgctgtagcgAGCGGTGCCAGGCTGAGGCTGGGGGGTGGCGGATCCACGCTGTGGCCACACTGACGGTCTCCCCTCACCGGGCTGTTCCTCACAGGTGGAGGACGTGATCGCGGAGCTGCGTCTGCGGCAGTGCGCCAACACACGTGTCGGCAACGACTACGTGCGCGGCGTGTCCGGCGGGGAGCGGCGCCGGGTCAGCATCGCGGTGCAGCTGCTCTGGAACCCAGGTGAGCGGCCGTGAACAGCTCCCCTCTCTCCAGCAGACAATGCATCGTATGAAAAGCATCATCTGAGGCAATAACCCCATGGAGACCCAATATGTGTTTGTGCAGGTATCCTGATTCTGGACGAGCCCACCTCCGGGCTGGACAGCTTCACGGCACACAACCTGGTGATCACCCTGTCCCGGCTGGCTCGGGGCAACCGGCTGGTCCTGCTGTCCATCCACCAGCCACGCTCGGACATCTTCCAGCTCttcgacctggtgctgctgctgtcctcggGGGCGGCCGTGTACTATGGGGCAGCCCGCCACATGGTGCCATACTTTGCCGCGCTGGGACACCCCTGCCCCCGCTACTGCAACCCCTCCGACTTCTACGGCAAGTACCGAGCCACCGCTACGGGGAGTGTGCTTACTGCCGGCTttgccaaaacatagatggcgcttaacataagaacattagagagtgtccaatggagaggaggccattcgccccatcgtgctcgtttggtgtccattaataactaagtgatcaaggatcctatccagtctgtttttgaatgttcccacattgtctcttcagccacatcgctggggagtttgttcagattgtgacgcctctctgtgtgaagaagtgtctcctgttttctgtcttgaatgccttgaagcccaatttccatttgtgtccccgggtgcgtgtgtccctgctgatctggaaaagctcctctgggttgatgtggtcgatgcctttcatgatgttgaagacttgacATTTATGCATGTTGTCTGCAACAGGGAGGGATTATATTCAAGGATTGGTAACGGCCTGTTAAATGTGTcccgtctctctgtgtctccccgTCAGTGGACCTGATCAGTATAGACCGGCGCAGCGCCGAGCAGGAGGCCCAGTGTCTGGATCGAGCCCGAGATCTGGCCGCCCAGTTCTGGGAGAAGGTGAAGGGGACCGAAGACTACTTCTGGACACCAGAGGAGTCGGATGCAGCGCTGGACAGCCCCAGGTACCGCCGCACCGTAAACATCCGCACAGCAGACTGTCTACTATCGGAGCTACTGTCGGAGTGTGGCACCGAAAAGACCGGCCCTCCAGCCCTCACGGCCCGTTAAGAGTGCGATCGGAAGAGACACGATACTTCATCCACCTGTGTTTAATCCACAGTCCTCTCTCCGGGCGTCCCGACACGGCGATCACGGTGTCCAGTCAGAAGGACCAGCTGGCCGGGGGTCTGCGGCAGTTCTCCATCCTGCTGAGGTAGGGGGCCCCTCTCACTGCACCCCCGCAGGGCACTGGCCCACAacataactgattattattattaataatcagaATAATTAGAAACTCACTGTCGTCCCTCCTGATCTCCTTGCCTGCCAGGCGCCAGGTGTCCAACGATTTCCGGGACCTGCCCACCCTGCTGATCCACGGCCTGGAAGCGCTGCTGATGTCGCTGCTGATCGGGTTCCTGTACTTCGGGGCGGGGGAGTCGCGTCTGTCCATCCAGGACACCGTGGCGCTGCTCTACATGATCGGGGCGCTCACGCCCTTCGCCGTGGTGCTGGACGTCATCGCCAAGTGTGAGTGCGGCGGTCCCTGGGGGGCCACACCGACGGCACCGTGGAGTTCAGAGTCCCACGGCCACTAGAATGGTTGTTTACATGCAGGTCAACTGCGGCGTTTCTACACGATGTGGAGATGGTCTCAAACCTTCTCATACGCGGTTAATGTCTCTCTTGCAGGTCATTCTGAAAGAGCCATGATTTTCCACGAGCTGGAAGACGGGATGTACTCGGTGACGGCTTATTTCTTTGCCAAGGTAACCATATATATTTAGAATAACCCTGACAGTTTTAATTGAGCGCCTAAAATGCAGGACGGCTCAAATCCGTCTTCAATGGCCGTGTTGTTGATGATAATCTTTTCAAGACGCCCCGTGTACCTGCCTTTTCAGAAACACACTTCTCAGTGCCGATACGACTTTCTTTGTACGCGGCTCAGGCGTCTCCGGGGTCTCCGAGTTTCTCCAGCTGGAGTCCTCCGCTGCGGCTGGTCTCTCCCACAGGGAAAATGACAGAGGGATGAAATTGCGCGGGAGACGAATCCACATGGGTTTCTCTGCAGATGATTTATGAGAAGCGAGAGTCTACAGATGCGACAAATGGCCAGCCGGGGGTGTCCCGTTCTACAAGCTGCCAAATTACCGGGCATGGATGACACTTGACACAAGAACGCACAGGGAGCCGTccctgaaacacaaacacacgacAGGTTTTGCATTTTGACAATGACGATGACAATGGAACGAGAAGTCTTCCCCCCTCGATGGCCATTCTGTGTGGCAGTAGCACGGTGGCGCACACACGCTCCGCTGCAGGGGCATGGTTGTGAGCGGTTCTCCTGTTGTGTCCAGGCTGTGGGTTGTGTGACGGCCTCTATCTGGGCCGCGGTGTCGCCGCCCCCCCCAGCCCCTGTTGAGTCGATCCCAGCTTGAGCATCAAGTGAGCGCGTGAGTCCTGAATGTGCTCCATAGATTGTTTCTCGCTACAACACCATGATCTTGAGGTCACTTATTTGTGTTGTGATTTTAATAAATGCAGGTGATACAGTTCATTTTTACAGCAATTATCTGGATGAATGGATCCAAATGACAGATGATCAGGAATAAGAAGACTCCACTTTGTTGTAGCCTGAGTTTGTGTGTCATTTGTCTACTTCAAGAAAAGctcttaaaataaatgacaaggCTCGCTTTCAGGGGGATGCGTATCCCTGCAGTTGCACCGTTTGGCCACTGGGTGTCAGTGTAGCTCCACATACGGATCACCAGCTCGTTTGTGTTCAACTGTATTCCCCAGTACACGGTAACACCCAGGGTCGAGGTCAGGACACGTCAGCAGAGTCTCACGCCTGGGCTTTGAGTGCGGTTGTTGGCTTTAGTTACTTTTCCAGTAAAACTATCATTCCTCAACTGCTTTCCGAAAGCTGGAGAGCCCCTGACCACCCTGTCCCTGTCCCGCCCTGCGCAGGTCCTCGGGGAGCTGCCGGAGCACTGCGCCTTCACCCTGGTCTACGCCGTGCCCATCTACTGGCTGGCAGGCCTGAACCCGCAGGCCGGGGCCTTCCTGCAGAGCCTGGCGCTGGTGTGGCTGGTGGTGTACTGCAGCCGCTCCATGGCGCTGTGGGTGGCGGCGCTGCTGCCCACCCTGCAGACCTCGTCCTTCATGGGCAACGCGCTGTTCACCGTCTTCTACCTCACCGGCGGCTTCGTCATCAGCCTGGAGAACATGTGGatgggtcagtcagtgtgtcagtcactgtgtcaatcagtcagtgtgtcagtcagtcagtcagcgtgtcagtcagtgtgtcagtgagattTAACTAACTTTTCTCAGATGTAATAGTTTCTTGTCCAGACTATAACCCCAGTGAACCCATGAAAAACGCTCCTCGATTTCCAAGCTACGCTCACTTGCCTGTCTCCCCCGCAGTGGCCTCCTGGTTCTCTCAGGTGTCGTTCATGCGCTGGGGCTTCGAGGGGATGCTGCAGGTGCAGTTCACCGGGCTGCAGTACCAGGTGTCCGTGGGCAACTTCACCCTCAACGTCGACGGCGTTCACGTGAGTGGGACCGGCCGCCGGGCTGCCCGAGAGAGACGTGCCTCCGACGggacacacgcactgacacaccctcACCCAAAGACCCGCACGGTGCCCGAGTCATTTTCATTTAACCCTGTTCTTCGGCCGTGCTCAGATGTGAATTTAGATCCACACTGTATCTCGTACTGTACAAAGCAGATCAACACCTACATTTCAAGAATGCATTCGTGTTCATTTCAGACAAACTGCAGTGTGTGCTTCTCTGCGTCTCTGACCAGGTGGTGGAAGCCATGAGCATGAACTCCAACCCCCTGTACTCGTGCTACCTGGTCCTGCTGGCCGTGTCTCTGGCCTTCATGGTGTTTTACTACCTGTGTCTGCGGTTCATCAAGCAGAAGTCCAGCCAGGATTGGTGAGGAggccatctctctctgctgcaCCACCACCTCCTGCCACCGGAGGGCAGCAGAGGACCGCGACTGGCCTCGCAGAGAAGCTAAAAAACGATTCTTTTCACAGGAGCGACAGGGGGAGCGTTTATATCACAGA from Amia ocellicauda isolate fAmiCal2 chromosome 23, fAmiCal2.hap1, whole genome shotgun sequence encodes the following:
- the abcg8 gene encoding ATP-binding cassette sub-family G member 8, which produces MSTERPPPMAEAPSADTPQWKYQERLFSSPEEDSSLYFTYSGERNVLEVRDLHYQVDTAAQIPWYEKLSEFKLPWEMQEAKQMAIQNLNLKVRSGQMLAVIGSSGCGKTSLLDIITCRDEGGQRISGEILVNGRPCTPRLVKKSIAHVRQDDRLLPHLTVRETLDFVAKLRLPTHFSQQQRDQRVEDVIAELRLRQCANTRVGNDYVRGVSGGERRRVSIAVQLLWNPGILILDEPTSGLDSFTAHNLVITLSRLARGNRLVLLSIHQPRSDIFQLFDLVLLLSSGAAVYYGAARHMVPYFAALGHPCPRYCNPSDFYVDLISIDRRSAEQEAQCLDRARDLAAQFWEKVKGTEDYFWTPEESDAALDSPSPLSGRPDTAITVSSQKDQLAGGLRQFSILLRRQVSNDFRDLPTLLIHGLEALLMSLLIGFLYFGAGESRLSIQDTVALLYMIGALTPFAVVLDVIAKCHSERAMIFHELEDGMYSVTAYFFAKVLGELPEHCAFTLVYAVPIYWLAGLNPQAGAFLQSLALVWLVVYCSRSMALWVAALLPTLQTSSFMGNALFTVFYLTGGFVISLENMWMVASWFSQVSFMRWGFEGMLQVQFTGLQYQVSVGNFTLNVDGVHVVEAMSMNSNPLYSCYLVLLAVSLAFMVFYYLCLRFIKQKSSQDW